From one Streptomyces sp. ICC1 genomic stretch:
- a CDS encoding substrate-binding domain-containing protein — protein MHAEERQQAILRRVREAGSMRVTEFAGELGVSVVTVRKDVEVLAERGLLARVHGGAMLPEDWAETAPATAPAAPAPAAEAGRVRAAATGGRPLTLGLIVPSSAYYYPEVIKGAREAADALGVRLTLAVSTYDVDTEKAQAARMVADGADGLLLAPSAPSAPSVPSAPSAVGAEGGPGAPWYEELGVPVVLVERRPERHASACEHVGTDHGYGARLAVRHLLDAGRRRIALVMRGGTPTAPWIKEGYDAAVAEAGPEVSGHALFLDLAEHDAGEAAYERAVDAFIEGVRAGRIDAALVHPDHEAVVLSQRLRSASLSVPGDVALVSYDDEVASLADLPLSAVAPSKHEVGVTGVELLVRRLREPGRPRRRIAILPELRVRASSET, from the coding sequence GTGCACGCTGAGGAACGACAGCAGGCGATCCTGCGACGGGTCCGCGAAGCGGGATCGATGCGCGTCACGGAGTTCGCGGGGGAGCTGGGCGTCTCCGTGGTGACGGTCCGCAAGGACGTCGAAGTCCTCGCGGAGCGCGGGCTGCTGGCCCGGGTGCACGGCGGCGCGATGCTGCCGGAGGACTGGGCCGAGACCGCGCCCGCCACGGCGCCCGCAGCCCCCGCGCCCGCCGCCGAGGCCGGCCGCGTGCGCGCGGCGGCGACCGGCGGGCGGCCGCTGACGCTCGGGCTGATCGTGCCGTCCTCGGCCTACTACTACCCCGAGGTGATCAAGGGGGCCCGGGAGGCGGCCGACGCCCTCGGCGTGCGGCTCACCCTCGCGGTGTCCACGTACGACGTGGACACCGAGAAGGCGCAGGCCGCGCGGATGGTCGCGGACGGTGCCGACGGCCTGCTGCTCGCCCCGTCCGCCCCGTCCGCCCCCTCTGTTCCCTCCGCCCCCTCTGCTGTCGGAGCCGAGGGCGGCCCCGGCGCCCCGTGGTACGAGGAGCTGGGGGTGCCCGTCGTGCTCGTGGAGCGGCGCCCCGAGCGGCACGCCTCCGCCTGCGAGCACGTGGGTACGGACCACGGCTACGGCGCCAGGCTGGCGGTACGCCACCTCCTGGACGCCGGGCGGCGCCGGATCGCCCTGGTGATGCGCGGCGGAACCCCCACCGCGCCCTGGATCAAGGAGGGGTACGACGCGGCGGTGGCCGAGGCGGGCCCCGAGGTGTCCGGACACGCGCTCTTCCTCGACCTCGCCGAGCACGACGCCGGCGAGGCCGCCTACGAGCGGGCGGTGGACGCGTTCATCGAGGGGGTGCGGGCCGGCCGGATCGACGCCGCGCTGGTCCATCCCGACCACGAGGCCGTGGTGCTGTCCCAGCGGCTGCGGAGCGCCTCGCTGTCCGTGCCGGGCGACGTGGCCCTGGTCTCCTACGACGACGAGGTGGCTTCGCTCGCGGATCTGCCGCTGAGCGCGGTGGCGCCGTCGAAGCACGAAGTGGGGGTCACGGGAGTGGAGTTGCTCGTCCGCAGGCTGCGGGAGCCCGGCCGGCCCCGGCGTCGGATCGCCATCCTCCCCGAGCTGCGGGTCCGCGCGTCCAGCGAAACTTAA
- a CDS encoding ribonuclease H, with the protein MSDRIIAACDGAAKGNPGPAAWAWVIADVHGHPERWEAGPLGRATNNVGELTALQRLLEAVAPGTAVQVRMDSQYAMKAVTQWLPAWKRNGWKTAAGKPVANRELVESIDELLADRDVEFRYVPAHREDGDHLNAIADQEASDAAVSQEPAGTALGQASMPVPVPARATPARSAPARRAAGGAVGAAASGTASARKAGSGRGSVTIKAKFPGTCPCGKPYPAGEKITKLGSRWGHPGCETPDTADAAAG; encoded by the coding sequence ATGTCTGATCGCATCATCGCCGCCTGTGACGGGGCGGCCAAGGGAAATCCCGGGCCGGCCGCATGGGCATGGGTCATCGCCGACGTCCACGGGCACCCCGAGCGCTGGGAGGCCGGACCGCTCGGACGGGCCACCAACAACGTGGGTGAACTGACCGCGCTGCAGAGGCTGCTGGAGGCGGTGGCCCCCGGCACGGCCGTGCAGGTGCGGATGGACTCCCAGTACGCCATGAAGGCCGTGACGCAGTGGCTCCCCGCCTGGAAGCGCAACGGCTGGAAGACGGCGGCCGGGAAGCCGGTGGCGAACCGGGAGCTCGTGGAGAGCATCGACGAGCTGCTGGCGGACCGCGACGTGGAGTTCCGGTACGTGCCCGCGCACCGCGAGGACGGCGACCACCTGAACGCGATCGCCGACCAGGAGGCCAGTGACGCGGCCGTCAGCCAGGAACCGGCCGGCACCGCACTGGGGCAGGCGTCCATGCCCGTCCCCGTGCCGGCCCGGGCCACTCCGGCCCGCAGCGCGCCCGCCCGTCGCGCGGCGGGCGGCGCTGTGGGCGCCGCCGCGAGCGGCACCGCGTCCGCCCGCAAGGCGGGGTCCGGGCGGGGGAGCGTGACCATCAAGGCGAAGTTCCCCGGGACGTGCCCGTGCGGCAAGCCGTACCCGGCCGGGGAGAAGATCACCAAGCTCGGTTCCCGCTGGGGCCATCCGGGCTGCGAGACCCCCGACACCGCCGACGCCGCGGCCGGGTGA
- a CDS encoding MmpS family transport accessory protein, translating to MNRFLHSTFCVLAAAGLTLGVAGCSEGAKDKAVDRAVNQVDKAVGETYEVTYEVTGKSVDSISFHDGGGTATAPNLVTEDKPALPWKKTVTLRGIMPAAVSPLSVDGAADLVCKVVHQGKVIKEAAGEAAMAGGCVAVSPVAGR from the coding sequence ATGAACCGATTCCTCCACTCCACCTTCTGCGTCCTGGCCGCCGCCGGCCTGACCCTCGGCGTCGCCGGCTGTTCCGAAGGCGCGAAGGACAAGGCCGTGGACCGGGCCGTGAACCAGGTCGACAAGGCCGTGGGCGAGACGTACGAGGTCACCTACGAGGTGACCGGCAAGAGCGTCGACTCGATCTCCTTCCACGACGGAGGCGGTACGGCCACGGCCCCGAACCTCGTCACGGAGGACAAGCCGGCCCTCCCGTGGAAGAAGACGGTCACCCTGCGCGGCATCATGCCCGCCGCCGTCTCGCCCCTCTCGGTCGACGGCGCCGCCGACCTGGTCTGCAAGGTCGTCCACCAGGGCAAGGTCATCAAGGAGGCCGCCGGCGAAGCCGCCATGGCGGGCGGCTGCGTCGCCGTCTCGCCGGTCGCCGGCCGGTAG